A part of Paraburkholderia azotifigens genomic DNA contains:
- a CDS encoding nitroreductase family protein yields MTNASIKTNAVIECILSRSAAKYYDPAATLSDEQIRELVRIGTSAPTSFHLQNWRFIAVRTPEAKAKLSPIAWNQPAITDAAVTFIVCGQLADSSVIPDRLAPLVEAGVMPAEMVPEWEIPARGLYKEYPQRQRDEAVRSGTFGAAAMIYAARSLGLGSTPMIGFDAEAVHREFGLADDEVPVMLLTVGTERAGNWAQKPRRPVADVLDLV; encoded by the coding sequence ATGACCAACGCAAGCATCAAGACCAATGCCGTCATCGAATGTATCCTGAGCCGTAGCGCCGCCAAGTACTATGACCCCGCCGCCACCTTGAGCGACGAACAGATTCGCGAACTGGTGCGTATCGGCACTTCGGCGCCCACGTCCTTTCACTTGCAGAACTGGCGCTTCATCGCCGTCCGTACACCTGAAGCCAAGGCCAAGCTCAGTCCGATCGCCTGGAATCAGCCCGCGATCACCGATGCCGCCGTTACCTTCATCGTCTGTGGCCAGTTGGCCGATTCGAGCGTCATACCTGATCGCCTGGCTCCTCTCGTCGAAGCCGGCGTCATGCCAGCAGAGATGGTGCCGGAATGGGAAATCCCTGCGCGCGGCCTGTATAAGGAGTACCCCCAGCGGCAGCGAGACGAGGCAGTGCGCAGTGGCACCTTTGGCGCAGCAGCGATGATCTATGCGGCCCGCTCACTCGGACTGGGGTCTACGCCGATGATCGGCTTCGATGCCGAAGCCGTGCACCGTGAGTTCGGTTTGGCCGACGATGAAGTGCCGGTCATGTTGTTGACAGTAGGTACAGAGCGTGCGGGAAACTGGGCACAGAAGCCGCGCCGGCCCGTGGCCGATGTTTTGGACCTGGTATAA
- a CDS encoding glutathione S-transferase N-terminal domain-containing protein, with translation MTLNHSIFTRWPAKHPDRLQLFSLPTPNGVKVGIMLEETGLAYEPHRIDIIANENQDSAFIALNPNGKIPAIFDPNGPSGRPLALFESGAILIYLADKTGRFLSADPNARYETIQWLMWQMGGVGPMFGQVGFFNKFAGKGYEDKRPRDRYATESARLLGVLDERLATRQWVMDYGYSIADISLLGWVRNLIGFYEARELVGFDRFKNVQRWLDDGLSRPAVQRGLQVTAA, from the coding sequence GTGACACTCAATCATTCGATTTTCACGCGCTGGCCGGCGAAGCACCCAGATAGGCTCCAGCTCTTTTCCCTGCCAACACCCAACGGCGTGAAGGTGGGGATCATGCTGGAGGAGACGGGTCTCGCCTATGAGCCTCACCGCATCGACATCATCGCAAACGAGAATCAGGATTCGGCTTTCATCGCGCTCAACCCTAATGGCAAGATTCCAGCGATCTTCGATCCCAACGGGCCGAGCGGCCGGCCGCTCGCATTGTTCGAATCGGGAGCAATCCTGATCTATCTCGCCGACAAGACCGGACGGTTCCTCTCGGCCGATCCTAACGCGCGCTACGAAACAATCCAGTGGCTGATGTGGCAGATGGGTGGTGTGGGTCCGATGTTCGGCCAGGTGGGCTTCTTCAACAAATTCGCCGGTAAGGGATACGAGGACAAGCGCCCGCGCGATCGCTATGCCACCGAGTCAGCACGTCTGCTCGGCGTTCTTGACGAACGGCTGGCGACTCGTCAATGGGTAATGGACTACGGATATAGCATTGCAGACATCTCGCTGCTCGGCTGGGTACGCAACCTGATTGGCTTCTATGAGGCACGGGAACTCGTCGGGTTCGACCGGTTCAAGAACGTCCAGCGCTGGCTCGACGATGGTCTCTCACGGCCGGCAGTACAGCGCGGACTGCAGGTGACGGCAGCATAA
- a CDS encoding GNAT family N-acetyltransferase — protein MEPFEIRAVQSADFDIWLPLWKGYQRFYDVDIPETVTLRTWARFLDPAEPMDAALAIAGEQALGLVHLIYHRSTWTTSNYCYLQDLFVADNARGRGVGRALIENVFVDARRNGAARVHWLTHESNGNAMQLYDRIVDRSGFVQYRRQFT, from the coding sequence ATGGAACCATTCGAGATCCGTGCCGTCCAGAGCGCCGATTTTGATATCTGGCTTCCCCTGTGGAAAGGCTACCAGCGATTTTACGATGTGGATATCCCGGAAACCGTTACGCTGCGAACGTGGGCACGCTTCTTAGATCCGGCAGAACCAATGGACGCAGCGCTTGCCATCGCAGGAGAACAAGCGTTAGGGCTGGTGCATTTGATCTACCACCGATCGACGTGGACGACCAGCAACTATTGCTACCTTCAGGACCTATTCGTTGCCGACAATGCGCGTGGCCGCGGCGTCGGCCGGGCGCTGATCGAGAATGTTTTCGTCGATGCAAGACGCAATGGGGCGGCCCGTGTGCACTGGTTGACGCACGAATCCAACGGTAACGCGATGCAGCTTTACGACCGCATCGTTGATCGTTCGGGGTTTGTTCAATATCGAAGACAATTCACGTGA
- a CDS encoding zinc ribbon domain-containing protein, whose translation MLQYKSDCAGVWFIEVVEKYSTQIWSCCNRRRE comes from the coding sequence ATGCTGCAGTACAAGAGCGATTGCGCGGGCGTATGGTTCATTGAGGTCGTTGAAAAGTACTCAACCCAGATCTGGAGCTGCTGTAACAGGCGAAGAGAATGA
- a CDS encoding carboxymuconolactone decarboxylase family protein: MPRTIALSPEQVPAESKPTLDAFTKNIGFTPTMMASFAQSPIAFNAWATLLGSLSKALDVKTRDSIGLAVSEVNGCNYCLSVHSFTAKHMAQLPPEEVVLARKGHASDPKRDAAVQFARKVIETRGQVTDADLKAVRDAGYTDANVMEIVALVAMYSLTNFFNNVFDPEKDFPAVTPAGSI; this comes from the coding sequence ATGCCGAGAACTATTGCTCTATCACCGGAACAGGTGCCTGCCGAGTCGAAACCTACTCTCGATGCTTTCACGAAAAACATCGGATTCACTCCGACCATGATGGCATCCTTCGCACAAAGCCCCATCGCATTCAACGCGTGGGCGACCCTGCTTGGTTCCTTGAGTAAGGCGCTCGACGTGAAGACGCGCGACAGCATCGGTCTGGCTGTCTCCGAGGTGAATGGCTGCAACTACTGTCTGTCAGTCCACAGCTTTACGGCGAAGCATATGGCCCAGCTGCCGCCGGAAGAAGTCGTACTCGCCCGAAAGGGCCACGCGAGCGATCCGAAGCGTGACGCCGCCGTCCAGTTCGCACGCAAAGTCATCGAGACACGCGGCCAGGTCACTGACGCAGATCTGAAAGCCGTCCGTGATGCCGGGTACACGGATGCGAATGTAATGGAGATCGTGGCGCTAGTCGCCATGTATTCCCTCACGAACTTCTTCAACAACGTGTTTGACCCCGAGAAAGACTTTCCCGCCGTTACACCGGCTGGCTCAATCTGA